The window AGCACGGTGGAGGACCCGATCGAAATGATCGAGCCCAGCTTCAACCAGACCCAGGTACAGCCGCAGCTCGACTTCAACTTTGCCGAAGGCCTGCGCGCCCTGATGCGGCAGGACCCCGACATCATCATGGTGGGCGAAATCCGCGACCTGGAGACCGCCGAGATGGCCATCCAAGCCGCGCTGACGGGCCACCTGGTGTTCTCGACCCTGCACACAAACGATGCACCCAGCGCCATCACCCGCATGATGGAGCTGGGCGTGCCCTCGTACCTCCTCAACGCGACCTTGCTGGGCGTGCTCGCACAGCGGCTGGTGCGTACGCTGTGCAAGCAGTGCAAGCAGAAGGACGAGACTGCGAGCCGCGATGCCCTGGCCGAGGTGGTCAAGCCCTGGAAGATCAATGGCAGTTATCACCCCTACAAGCCGGTCGGTTGCGTGGATTGCCGGATGGGAGGCTTTCGAGGCCGCATGGGGCTGTATGAACTGCTCACCGTCAGCGAGGCGCTGAAGGACAAGATCACACAGGCGCCTTCCATTGATGTGCTGCGCCGCCAGGCCGTGCAAGATGGCATGCGCCCCCTGCGCCTCGCAGGCGCGCTGCGAGTGGCCGAAGGCCTGACGACGATGGACGAGGTGATAGCGGCGACACCGCCGCTGGAGTGAGCGCAGCAGCGGGCGGGGTTGCGATGGTTGCAACCTGCTTTTTTCGTCCCTTTTTTGTTTCTGAGACGGTCTTCTGGGTGGCGTGCACCGCAGCCAGGCGGGGCAGGGCGTTACCGGATGTAGGTGGAATCCACATCGCGCTGCCCCCGCCTAGCCAGCACAATCGCGCAGTCGAGAATTCCGTCAAGGAGACAATTCGTGAAAATCAAGAGTAACAAAGACTTTGCGTCCGGGCTCATGTTCATGGGCGTCGGTATCGCATTTGCGTGGGGTGCCACCACCTACAACGTGGGGTCGGGTGCGCGCATGGGGCCCGGCTACTTCCCGCTGTTGCTGGGGATCTTGCTCGCCGTCATCGGCAGTGTGATCACCTTCAAGGCAATGACCGTGGAAACGGCCGATGGCGACAAGATCGGCAAATGGGCCTGGAAGCCCCTGTTCTTCATCCTCGCCGCCAACTTCGCCTTCGGCATTCTGCTGGGCGGCCTGCCAAGCCTGGGTATCCCGGCGATGGGGCTCATCGTGGGCATCTACGCGCTGACCTTCATCTCCAGCTTGGCTGGCAATGAGTTCAATGCCAAGGCTGTATTCGTACTGGCCACCGTACTTGCCGCCGGCAGCTACGTGGCCTTCGTGTGGGCGCTCAAGCTGCAGTTCCCTGTGTGGCCGAGTTTCATCGCAGGTTAAGCAGGAGCACCAACCATGGATCTTATTAACAACTTGTCGTTGGGTTTTGGTGTTGCTTTCACCTTCCAGAACCTGATTTACTGCTTTGTGGGCTGCTTGCTCGGCACGCTGATTGGCGTGCTGCCCGGCATCGGCCCGGTGGCGACCATCGCCATGCTGCTGCCCGCCACGTACGCGCTGCCCCCTGTGGCTGCGCTGATCATGCTGGCCGGTATCTATTACGGCGCCCAGTACGGTGGCTCGACCACCGCCATTCTGGTGAACCTGCCGGGCGAGTCCTCGTCGGTGGTGACCGTGATTGACGGCTACCAGATGGCGCGCAAGGGGCGAGCGGGGCCTGCGCTGGCGGCTGCCGGCCTGGGGTCGTTCTTCGCCGGTTGCGTGGGTACGCTGATCCTGGCGGCCTTTGCACCTCCCTTGACCGAAGTGGCCTTCAAGTTCGGCCCCGCTGAATACTTCTCGCTGATGGTGCTGGGCCTGATCGGTGCCGTGGTGCTGGCCTCGGGTTCGCTGCTCAAGGCGGTGGCCATGATCGTGCTGGGCCTGCTGATGGGCTTGGTGGGTACGGACGTGAACTCGGGTGTGGCCCGCTTCAGCTTCGACATCCCCGAACTGACCGACGGCATTGGCTTCGTGACCATCGCCATGGGTGTGTTCGGCTACGGTGAAATCATTGCCAACCTGTCGCGCCCTGACGAAGACCGCGAGGTGTTCACTGCCAAGGTGCAGGGGCTGTTCCCCACCAAGGAAGACTTCAAGCGCATGATCCCTGCGGTGCTGCGCGGCACGGCCCTGGGTTCTGCCCTCGGCATCCTGCCCGGTGGCGGCGCACTGCTGGCAGCGTTCGCGGCCTACACGGTCGAGAAGAAGACCAAGCTGCAGCCTGGCGAAGTGCCTTTCGGCCAGGGCAACATCCGTGGCGTGGCGTCGCCTGAGTCGGCCAACAATGCCGGTTCGCAGACTTCGTTCATCCCGCTGCTGACTCTGGGCATTCCCCCCAACGCCGTGATGGCGCTGATGGTGGGTGCCATGACCATCCACAACATCCAGCCTGGTCCCCAGGTGATGACCAGCAACCCCGAACTGTTCTGGGGCCTGATCGCCTCGATGTGGATCGGCAATGCGATGCTGGTGATCCTGAACCTGCCGCTGATTGGCATCTGGATCAAGCTGCTCACGGTGCCTTACCGCTGGCTGTATCCGTCCATCGTGCTGTTCTGCGCGGTGGGTGTGTATTCCACCAACAACAACACCTTCGACATCTGGATGGTGGGTGCGTTCGGCCTGATTGGCTACATCTTCCACAAGCTGGGTACCGAACCTGCGCCTCTGCTGCTGGGCTTCATCCTGGGGCCGATGATGGAAGAAAACCTGCGCCGTGCGCTGCTGCTGTCGCGTGGCGACTGGAGTGTGTTCGTCACGCGTCCGCTGTCGGCAGGCCTGCTGGCGGCAGCGGCCCTGCTGCTCGTCATCGTGCTGCTGCCAGCCGTGAAGAGCAAGCGCGAAGAGGCGTTCGTGGAAGACTGATCGGCTCCGGCTGTTTTTCCACCCTGACCAACGGCACCTTCGGGTGCCGTTGTTTTTTGGGCAGTGGCGTCCACATGGCACTGCCGTCGCCAGTACACAATCGCGGGCAGAGGTCCGCATGTCCACACCCTTTCTCCCCACGCAGCACCCCCACCGGGTGATGCTGCACAACGAAATCCACGCCCGCCCTCCGGAGGCGATGAACGCCCCGCTGGCCATCGCCCACATCGTGATGTTGGCCGATGCCGCCGGACGCGAGGCCAGCCGGGCCCATGTGACCGCACTGCTGCGTGATCACCACATGGCGCTGCCCGATGCACAGACCACCCACTTGCGGATGGATTTGGGCGCTTTTCGCCTGCGCTGGGAGCTACACACCGAGTTCGTCACCTGGACCTTCATGGTCCCGACGCCCGTGGAGGCGTTTGGCGAGCGCGAACCCGCGAGCGCCGTGGATTCTGTGCCCCACGACTGGCTGGCGACCTTGCCCGGCCAGTGCCTTTGCAGCCTGAACCTGTGGGTGTTGCCCACGCACACCTTCGGCTCGGGCTCTCTGGTCAAGCATGTGCTGCACGAAGACACGCTGGTGGCGTCCACCGTGGCGGATGGGCATGGCGAGGTGTACACCGACTTTGCGATCCATGCGGACGGTTTCTCGCGCATGGTGTTGCTGGCGGGGGGCATGACGCCGAGGCGCCTGGGGCGCTTGGTACAGCGGCTGCTGGAGATCGAGACCTACCGCATGGCGGCTTTGCTGGGACTGCCCGCCGCCCGCGAGGCCGCCAGCGTACTGGCCTTTGCCGAGCGAGAACTGGCCGCCCTGGCCGAGGCCATCCGCACGGCCAACCGCGATGACGAGCCTGCCTTGCTCGACCGGCTGACGCGCCTGGCGGGGCAGGTGGAAAGCCAATATGCAGCCACGCATTCGCGCTTTTCGGCCAGCAGCGCCTACTTTGAATTGCTGGATCGGCGCATCCAGGACGTTGCCGAATCGCGCCTGGCGGGCATGCAGACCATCCGGGAGTTCATGGACCGGCGCCTGACCCCCGCGCGCAGCACCTGCGAATGGGCCACCCGGCGGCAGGATGCGCTGTCGCAACGCGTGTCGCGCATGAGCAACCTGTTGCGCACCCGGGTGGAGATCGAGCAGCAGCAAAGCAGCCAGGCGTTGCTGACGACCATGAACCACCGGCAGGACCTGCAGCTGCAAATGCAGTCCACGGTGGAAGGGCTGTCCGTGGCGGCCATCACCTATTACATCGTCGGGCTCGTCAGCTACCTGGCCAAGGGCGCGCAAAAGCTGGGGTGGCCGTTGTCCGCAGAGACCACGGCAGCCCTGGCGATTCCGGTGGTTGCGGCCGGGGTCTGGTGGTCATTGCGGCGTCTGCATCAGCGGGTGTTTCACAAACACCGCTGAGACTGTGCGTCCGGTGATTCGGCAGGCAGGACAGGAGCGGCTTCAGCCCGGCTGCCATCGCTGATGAAGGGGGCGCCCGCGCAGAGGTTCGATGGCCTCGACGGCCCTGTCGTGCCACACTTGGTTCGAGCCTTCCGGCGGTACCGGGTGGGCAGACACTACCGCGGGCGCCTCGCGCCCCTCTCTAGCGTGACCACTGAAAAAAAGAGCATTGCCTCCGGCCTTGTGCTGGCATTCCTGGGCTCCATCGCATTCAGCGGCAAGGCCATCATCGTCAAGCTCGCCTACCGCCATGGGGTGGACGCGGTCACGCTCATCATGTACCGCATGCTGTTTGCGCTGCCCATCTTTGCCGTGATGGCATGGTGGGCCAGCCGGGGCAAGCCACCGCTCACACGCAAGGACTGGCTGGGCGTGCTGGGCCTGGGCGTCACCGGGTACTACCTGGCGAGTTTTCTGGACTTTGCCGGGCTGGCCTACATCAGCGCCAGCCTGGAGCGCCTCATCCTGTACCTCAACCCCACGCTCGTCGTGCTGCTGGGCTGGCTGCTGTATGGGCGGGGCATCCGCTGGGCACAGGCCGCAGGCATGCTGGTGAGCTACAGCGGGGTGGTGCTGGTGTTCGGGCACGAGGCCAACCTGCAGGGCGCCAACGCCGCCTGGGGTACGTTGCTGGTGTTTCTGAGCGCAGTCAGCTATGCCATTTACCTGGTCTACAGCGGCGAGATGGTGCAGCGCCTCGGTTCGCTGCGGTTGGTGGGGCTGGCCACCACGGTGGCGTGCCTGTGCTGCCTGCTGCAGTTTGTGGTGCTGCGCCCGTTGAGTGCTGCGGTGGTGGCCCCGGAGGTGATCTGGTTGTCGGTGCTCAATGCGACCCTTTGCACGGCGGCGCCCGTGCTGATGGTGATGATGGCCATTGAGCGCATTGGCGCGGGCATGGCCGCACAGACGGGCATGGTGGGCCCGTTGTCCACCATCCTCATGGGTGTGTGGATTTTGGGCGAACCGTTCACGGTATGGGTGGCAGCGGGTACGGTGCTGGTGATGGCAGGCATTTTCATCTTCACCCGCATGGCGCGCAGGGCCTGAGCGTCGTCGCCCTCACCCGATAGCGGCACATGCCAAGCCGCGAGCCTCCATGCACCCAGGGGCCGTGTGCGTCAGCAGACGGGGGCAGACGCCTGGCGTGTTCTACGAGGTCTTTTTCCGGGGTGCTGCCTTGCGGGCTGGTGCCTCTGGCGGTGCTGCGGGAGACGGAGCCGCCGCCGCTGCGGGGGCAGCCTTGGGGCTCATGCGCTGGGCGACTGTCACGGGAGCCGTCCCGGTGAAGCCATCGAGGTTTTTGCCCATGGCCAGTTCCAACTGCTCCAGGCGTGCCTGTGCAGGGGGGTGCGTGGCCAGTGCCAACGTGAAGGCAGGGTTGTCCGGCGTGGCGGTGCGCAGGTGCTGCAGCACCGACACCAGTCCGTAGGGGTCAAACCCCGCGCGGGTGGCCAGGGCCACGCCCGTGCGGTCGGCATCGTACTCATCGGTCTGGTCCAGGCCACGCGCATACAGGTTGCGCCCCAGTGCCAAGAACTGCGAGGCCACCACGTTGCCCACGGCGCTGGTCTTGATCTGCGAGGCCACCAACTGCGTGAGCATGCCCGACTGCGCCGTCTTGCGAATGGCCAGCAGGTGGTGCTTGGCGGTGACATGGGTGATTTCGTGGGCCAGGATGCCCGCCAACTCGGCCTCGTCGGCGCAGCGGTCGATCAGACCCTTGGTCACGAACACATAACCACCTGGCGCCGCAAAGGCGTTGTAGCCCGGGTCGTCCAGCACCACAAAAGTCCATGGCAGGTTGGGGCGTGGTGACTGCAGGCTGATCCAGCGCCCAAGCTGGTTCACATACCGCTGCAGCGCCATGTCCGGGTGCAGCGGCTTGCTGCCCAGCAGCACGGCCGAGAGTTGGCGGCCTATCTCGATCTCGCGGGGCTCGTCAATGCTCTCGACCGAGCGGGTGAGCATGCTGATGAGGTCATCCCCCTGGCCTGCGGGAGCGCCCCCTCCGGTGATGGCGCCCAGCAGGCCGCCGCCCGTGTTGCTGGTGGTGCTGCCACCGCCTAGGGCGTTGAGCAGGTTCATGACCCCCTGGCTCTGCCCCTGGCTGGGCAGCAGGGTCAGGGCCAGAGCGGTGCAGGCCGTTGCAAACAGCCGGATGCGGGGGGGGGAATGGGGCAGGCGCATGGCAGCTCTCGCTCAGTTGGGGCTGAAATTGGGATCAGAGGGGTTGTTGGACGAGCCTGTTGCCCCCGATCCGCCACTGGAGGAGGGGCGGGGCGGCTCGGCCAGCGGGGCCACGTTGCGTGGCTGCAGCGCTGCATTGCTGGCGAACTGGCGGGCCTGGTCGGCATTGACGCGCAGGCCCTCAGCCTGGCTCACGGCTGCGGGGTTGGGTTGGGCCTTGGCGATGTCTTCGGCGCCCAGACCCCGGATACCCACGGTAGAGGTGGCCGTGGTGGTGGTGCCGCTGTTGCCGCCAAACAGGCTGCCCAGGCCGCGCATGCCGCTGGTGGCCGCATTGCCCGTGGCGGGCGCGGAGCCCGACTGGGGCCCGAGGTCGAACATGTGAACCCAGCCAGTGGCGCCTTGCGCAGTGCTGACCTTGGTCCAGGGGCCCTTGCGCTCGCTTGTGCGCGTGACCACGGCATTGGCCTCCAAGGGCGCCACGCTGGCGCCGCTTTCTGCGGGGGTGTCGCGCAGCTGGGTGGCGCGTTTGATCACGGCCGCTTCCTGCGCCTGTGCGGTGGTGGCAAACAGTGGCAGTAGGGCCATCGCGGCCGATGCCAGCCAAGGGGCCAGGGCTTTGCAGTGCAGCCGGTTCATGATGAAGCTCTCCCACTATGATTTGATGACGCGCACTTGTATCAGTGTGCAACCAGGAGATTGTTATGGATTTGGGTATTGCAGGCAAATGGGCGCTGGTGTGCGGCGCGAGCAAGGGGCTGGGTTATGGCTGCGCGCAGGCGCTCGTGCGAGAGGGTGTCAATGTGGTCATCAACGCCCGCAACGCAGAGGCGCTGCATCAGGCTGCTACTCGTTTGATAGCTGACGGTGCAAGCAACACCGGCACTAGGGGCCAAAATGGCGTCCAGCCGCAGGTGCTGGCAGTGGCGGCCGACATCACCACCCCAGAGGGACGCGCAGCGGTGTTCTCGGTGGCGGGCGGCCCGGGGCGGGACTTTGACATCGTGGTCACCAACGCAGGCGGCCCTCCCACCGGCGACTTCCGCGACTGGAACCGCGATGCCTGGATCAAGGCCGTGGACGCCAACATGCTGACTCCCATCGAGTTGATCCAGGCCACTGTGGATGGCATGGCTGCCCGTGGGTTTGGCCGCATCGTCAACATCACGTCGAGCGCCGTGAAGGCACCCATCGACATCCTGGGCCTGTCCAACGGCGCGCGCAGCGGTCTCACGGGGTTTGTGGCGGGCGTATCGCGCAGCAAGATTGCGGCGCGCGGGGTGACCATCAATAACCTGCTGCCCGGCAAGTTTGACACCGACCGCCTGGCCGCCACCGTGACGGCGGCGGCCAGCAAGGCGGGCAAGAGTGTTGAGGACTTGCGTGCTGCCCAGCAGGCGCAGATTCCGGCGGGACGCTATGGCACGGCCGAAGAATTTGGCGCCATCTGCGCCTTCCTGTGCAGCATGCAGGCAGGCTACATGACCGGCCAGAACGTGCTGGCCGACGGTGGTGCCTACCCTGGCACGTTCTGACGCCGGCCGGGCTGTGCGCTGCGCTGGCGCAGAGCCCCCGCAGGCCAGGGATGCACCCGTGGTGTTTTGCCGACAGCTTTACCGGCGCGCTGAATAATTGGTGGAATACTGCGGGCCAGCGCCCGCTACTGTCCGCCGCCATGTACCCTGCCCACACCCCCTTTCTGCTGCGCCTGAAACGCCACGCTGCACTGTTGTGCATGGCGCTGGGGGCATGGGGTGCCGCGCAGGCTGCCGATCCGGTCAACACGCCCGGCGCGGGTGCCACTGCGGCGGTTCCTTACCGCTTGCGCATCGTGGGGGGGCTGGCGGGCATCAGCCAGTACAACCGGCAGGAAGAGCCCTTCTGGACCAAAGAGCTGGCGCGCCTGAGCGCCGGGCGCTTCCAGGCCGAGATCGTGCCCTTTGACCGGGCGGGCGTGCCCGGCGCCGAAATGCTGCGGCTGTTGCAACTGGGCGTGGTGCCTTTTGGCACGACCCTCATGAGTTCGTTCACCGCGCAATACCCCGAATACACCGCGCCCGACCTGGCCGGGCTGAACCCCGACATCGCCACCCTCAAGACCACGCTGGCTGCGTTTCGTCCCTATCTCGAAAAAGCGCTGCGTGAACAACACGGCGTCGAGGCGCTGGCCATCTACGTGTACCCCGCGCAAGTAGTTTTCTGCAAGAAGCCGCTGCGTGCATTGGCCGAACTGACCGGCCGGCGCGTGCGTGTGTCGTCGGCCACCCAGGCCGATTTTGTGGGAGCCCTGGGCGGGGTGCCCGTGCTGACCAGCTTTGCGCAGATCGTGCCGAGCTTGACGGCGGGCAATACCGAATGTGCGATCACCGGCACCATGTCGGGCAACATGCTTGGCCTGCCCGCGCTCACCACCCACGTGCACACCCTGCCGGTCACCTGGGGGCTCGCTGTGTTCGGTGCCAACCAGGCCGCCTGGGCTGCGCTGCCGGCCGATCTGCGCACGCTGCTCAAGCGCGAGCTGCCCCGCCTGGAGGCCGCCATCTGGGCCGAATCCGAACGCGAAACCGCGGACGGCCTGGCTTGCAACCGGGGCGCGCCCACCTGCAGCGCCGGCACCAAGGGCAGCATGGTCGTGGTGTCCGCATCCTCCCAGGATGAGCGCAGCCGCCAGGAGATCCTTCAATCCACCGTGTTGCCGCGCTGGGTGCAGCGCTGCGGCGCCCGGTGCGCACAGGTCTGGAACCAGACCATCGGGCCGGCGCGTGGTCTGCAGGCAGCGCCTGCGAAATGACCGAGTCCGCTGCACCCTCGCGCATCAAGGCCTATGTCTGGGCGGGCGCCGCAGTGTTTGTGGCGGCTGTGGTGGTGGTGGCTGCCACCCTGGCATGGAACGCCCGCCAGGCCGCGCTGGCCGACAGCGAGGCGCAGGCCACGCGCTTCGTTGCAGGAGCAGAAGCCGCCCTCAACCGGTCGCTGCTGGCGGTGGATGTGCTGCTGGCCAGCATGGACGAGCTGCTCGGCCTGTCCCATGCCATGACCGCTTGGGTGGACCCCGAAACGGCCAGCCAGCGGCTGCGTGGGTCGGCCCGGCAGAACCTCATGGTGCGCTACGTGGCGGTGCTCGACGGCACAGGCAAGACCCTGGCATCGTCCGACCCGGCCGGCGGGGGCCTGCTGGTGCAGTTGCCCGCGGGTTTTCTGGAGGCCGTGCTCGAGCAACCGGTGTCCACCCTGATGGTCAGCGCGCCGGTGGTGAGCTTTGCCAGCTCCGAGCGGGTGCTGTACTTTGCGCGCCACCTGCGCATGGCCGACAGCTCGCGCGTGGTGGTGGTGGCCGAGCTGCCGGTGTCCGTGCTCAGCTCGGTGCTGGTGCAGGGCGTGGACATCAATGGCCTGCAGGTGACGCTGGAGCGAGCCAACGGGCTGCTGCTGCTCAGCGTGCCCAACCGCGAAGACGTGACCGCGCCCCTCCTCGCGCCGCCCATTGGTGACCTGGCGAACCAGGGCATGGCCTGGGAGGCCCCCGCACGCCTGACGGGCGAACCTTCGCTCGTGGTGTTCCGGCCCATCCTGTACCAAGACCTGCGCATCGCGGCCAGCATTCCGCTGAGCGCGGCGTTGGCCAACTGGCGCGACCAGCGCGACGCCATTGCGCTGACCACCTTGCTGTTCATTGCCATGATCTTGGCCGCAGGGGTGCTGGCACTGCGGTATGTGGACCGGATGTCGCAGGCCCGCCTGGCCATCGCGCAGTCCAAGGCCACGCTGGACCAGGCGCTGGAGTCCATGGTCAGCGGCTTCTTGCTGCTCGACAACCAGCAGCGCGTGGTGCAGTGGAACCTCCAGCTGGAGACCATTCTCCCGTGGCTGCGGGGCGTGATGAAGCCGCTGGTGCCGTTCAGGACGGTGCTGGAGGCCACGGTGGAGCACCATGTGCCCAGCCTGCAGGGCGACGAGCGCAAACGCTGGGTAAACCAGCGCCTGCAGCGGCAAAAGCACCAGTCCGAGCCACGCGAGCAGTCCTACGCCAACGGCAGCACCATCCAGATCACCGAACGCGCCACGCCCGATGGAGGGCTGGTTATCAGCTACCACGACGTGACCGCGTTGCGCAAGGCCAGCACCGAGATCGAGAGCCTGGCCTTCTACGACCCGTTGACCAACCTGCCCAACCGCCGCCTGCTGATGGACCGCATGCAGCAGGCCATCGCTGCCAGCGTGCGCAGCGGGCAGTACGGAGCCCTGCTGTTCCTGGACCTGGACCACTTCAAGACCCTGAACGACACGCGCGGCCACGAAGTGGGCGACATGCTGCTGCGCCAGGTGGCCCAACGCCTGAAGACCTGCGTGCGGCGCGAGGACACGGTGGCGCGGCTGGGGGGCGACGAATTCGTGGTCATGCTCAGCGACCTGTCGGTCCATCGCGACGAGGCTGCGGCCCAAGCGCGGCGGGTGGGCGAGAAGATCCTGCGCAAGCTCAACGTGCCCTACACCCTGGGCGGCAACGCACACCACAGCACGCCCAGCATCGGCGCCACGCTGATGGGCGGCTCCCTGCAATCGTCGGTGGACCTGCTCAAGGAGGCCGACATTGCGATGTACCAGGTCAAGTCGCAGGGGCGCAACGCGCTGTGCTTTTTTGACCCGCAGATGCAGATCGTCATCAGCATGCGGGCGCAGCTGGAGAGCGACCTGCAGATGGCGCTCACGGCGCGGCAGTTCGTGCTGCACTACCAGCCCCAGTTCCACCTGGACGGCCGTGTGGTGGGCGCTGAGGCCCTGATCCGCTGGCAGCACCCCGAGCGCGGGCTGGTCGCGCCCGGCGAATTCATTGGCGTGGCCGAAGAGAGCGAACTCATCGTGCCCATGGGGCACTGGGTGCTGCGCACGGCCTGCGAGCAGCTGGCTGCCTGGCAGGGGGACGAGCGCTACCGGCACCTGCAGGTGTCCGTCAACGTGAGTGCGCGGCAGTTTCGCCAGCGCGACTTCGTGGCCCGCGTGGTGGAGGTGCTGCGCGAGACCGGGGCGCGGCCCCATTTGCTCAAGCTCGAACTGACCGAGTCGCTGGTGCTGGACAATGTGGACGACACCATCGCCAAGATCGGCCTGCTCAAGACCAAGGGGGTGCGCTTCTCGGTAGACGACTTCGGCACCGGCTATTCATCGCTGGCCTACCTCACACGGCTGCCGCTGGACCAGCTCAAGATCGACCAGTCCTTTGTGCACAACCTGGGCGTGCGGCACACGGACGATGTGATCGTGCAGACCATCCTGGGCATGGCGCGCAACCTGGAGCTGGATGTGATTGCCGAAGGGGTGGAAACCGAGGCGCAGAAGGACTTCCTGGCCCGGCACGGCTGCGTGTACTTCCAGGGCTATCTGCTGGGGCGGCCCACCCCCGTGGCTGCGCTGGAGGCGCTGATGGAGTCCGCCGCCGCTGCACCCGTGCAGGGGTGAGCCAAGCACCCAGTTTGCTATATTTTGTATAGCAATAAAGACTCAGAATACCGGCACTACCGCCGGTTTTTTCGGAAATTGGCGCCGTCAGCGCCGCGATGACACCACGATGCCGCCCACGATCAATGCAAACGCGACACCGTGGAACGCCTGGGGTGTTTCACCCAGAAAAGCCGCCGACAGCAGCCCCGCGAACAGCGGCGTGAGGTTCACGAAAAAGCTGGCCAAGGCCGGCCCCGCGCGTTGCACCCCCACGCCCCAGAACCGGTAGGCCAGCACTGCCGGCCCCACGGCGATGAACGCCAGCGCGGCGACCAGCGGCCAGCCCCATGCGATGTGCGTGCGCCCGCTGGCCCATTCGGCCCCAGCAAAGCTGCCCGACCAAGCCAGCCCAAACACCATCTGCGCCATCAAGAACGCAGCCCAGTCGCCCCGGATGCTGGTGGGCTCGGTGGTGCGCGACAGCAGCCAGCTGTAGAACGCCCACGAGATGGTGGCCAGCAGCATGAACAGGTCGCCCGGCACCAGGCGGAACGCCAGCAGCTGCGACCACTCGCCCCGGCTGAGCACCAGCAGCACTCCGCACATCGACAGCAGTGCGCCCAGCACCTGGCGGCGGGTCACGGCGGCCCCGAAAAACAGCGCCCCCACGGCCAGCATCCAGACCGGCATGCTCGACCCCACCAGCGTCACGTTGATGGGTGTGGAGGTCTGCAGCGCCATGTACTGCAGCGCGTTGTAGGCCCCGATGCCCAGCAGCCCCAGGAGCGCATAGCGGCGCCAGTGGGGCCACAGGGGGCTGTCGGCGCGCAGCACGCCATGGGCCAGGGGCAGCAGGATGGCAAAGGCCAGGACCCAGCGGATGAAGTTCAGGGTGATGGGAGGAATCAGGTCATGGACCAGCCGCCCCACCACGGCGTTGCCAGCCCACAGCAAGGGCGGAATCACCAGCAGCACGGCCGTGCCGGGTGTGATTTTTTGAGTCATGGGGCTGCACTGTAACGGTGCGGGCGGGGCCCTGCTGCGCCCGGGGCAGAAGGCCCCTGCACGCACCGGTGCTGCATGGGCCGTCGGCAACCGCGCGCAATTCGTGGCAGGATGGCCGCCGTTGTGATTTCCCCCACCCCTTTTTTTGGAGACTGTCAGTCATGAGCCTTGCCGTCCAGATCCGCCAGCACGGTGGTCCCGAAGAACTCCACATCGTTGACGTCACCGTGGGCGAGCCCGGCCCCGGCGAGGTCCGCATTCGCCACCACGCCATCGGCCTGAACTTCATCGACGTGTACCACCGCACGGGCCTGTACCCGCTGAACATGCCCGCCACCATCGGCATGGAAGGTGCCGGCGTGATCGAGGCCGTGGGCGAAGGCGTCACGCACCTGAAGGTGGGCGACCGCGCCGCTTACGCCAGCAACCCGCCCGGCGCCTACTGCGAAGTGCGCGTGATGCCCGCCAAATGCGTATGCAAACTGCCCGATGCCATCAGCTTCGAGACCGGGGCCGCCATGATGCTCAAGGGCCTCACGGCGCAATACCTGCTCAAGAAAACCCGGCCCGTGGAAGGCCTGCAGCCCGGTGATCATGTGCTGTTCCATGCCGCCGCGGGCGGTGTGGGCCTCATCGCCAGCCAATGGGCCAAGGCGCTGGGCCTGCAGCTCATCGGCACGGCGGGGTCTGATGCCAAGTGCCAGCTGGCCCTGGCCAACGGTGCGGCGCACTCGATCAACTACAGCACCGAGGACTTCGCCGCGCGTGTGAAGGAGATCACCGGTGGCAAGGGTGTGAAGGTGGTGTACGACTCGGTGGGCAAGGACACCTGGGACAAGTCGCTCGAATGCCTGCGCCCCTTCGGTCTCATGGCCAGCTTTG of the Acidovorax sp. 107 genome contains:
- a CDS encoding quinone oxidoreductase, with the translated sequence MSLAVQIRQHGGPEELHIVDVTVGEPGPGEVRIRHHAIGLNFIDVYHRTGLYPLNMPATIGMEGAGVIEAVGEGVTHLKVGDRAAYASNPPGAYCEVRVMPAKCVCKLPDAISFETGAAMMLKGLTAQYLLKKTRPVEGLQPGDHVLFHAAAGGVGLIASQWAKALGLQLIGTAGSDAKCQLALANGAAHSINYSTEDFAARVKEITGGKGVKVVYDSVGKDTWDKSLECLRPFGLMASFGNASGPVAPFAPGSLGAKGSLYVTRQTLFTHIATREATQAMADDLFAVVASGQVKIHIDQRYPLADVQQAHRDLEARKTTGCTILTL